The segment TTATCCCTGCGATTGAGAGCTCGCACGCCCTAGCCTATCTCGAAAAACTCTGCCCAAATTTGAAAGAGAAAAAAACCATAATCGTAAATGTCAGCGGACGCGGTGATAAGGATATGAACACCGTAATGAATTATCAAAAAGGAACAATCTATGGATAAGATAGCAAGCGTATTTAAGGGCAAAAAACCAAATATCGGCTACATCGTCGCAGGATACCCAAGCGTGGCGCACACGAAGGAATTTTTATCAAATTTAGACGCTGGCGCGCTTGATTTGCTAGAAATCGGCATACCATACTCAGACCCAATCGCCGATGGCAAAGATATTTTTAACGCTAGTTTTAGCGCTGTGCAAAATGGCGTTACCACCGACACAGTGTTTGAAATTTTGGGCGAAGTAAAGACGCAAAAACCGCTTGTGTTTTTGGTGTATTACAACCTAATTTTCGCTTATGGCGTGGAAAAATTCATCGAAAAATCCGCGCAGTGCGGGATTAGCGGATTTATAATCCCTGATTTGCCATTTGAGGAAAACGAGGAAGTATTTGCTCTGTGCCAAAAATTTAACCTAGCCCTAATCCCGCTAATTAGCGTTACTAGCGAGCATAGAGCCACTAGACTTTTAAGCAGGGCGAGTGGATTTATATATGGCGTGGGCGCGATCGGTGTAACTGGCACGAAGCAAACCCCGCTAGATAGGCTAAAAAACATGGTCGCAGACCTGCATAAAATGAGCGATTTGCCAGTGGCTATTGGCTTTGGAATCCGCACCAAAGAAAATGTTTCAGAAATCAAATCCTTTGCCGACGGCGCGATAATCGGCACTGCGATTGTGAATTTGTGCGCGAAATTTAGCGGAGCCGAGCTACAAAAACAAATCGCAAATTTATTTGAATAAAGAAAGAAAAAAATGAGAAAACTACTTTTAATCTTACTTGCAAATTTCGCCCTCGGGGCAAATTTATTACAATACGAAATTTTCAACAACGACGATAGCGTCGATATCGTGCTCTCTTTCGACTCGTCGTATGAGCCAGATATCACGCGCACGATCGACGGGCAGTCGATGAGCCTAGTGCTAAAAAACCTAGGCAGCGAAGAGAAATACAACGAAATGCGCACCAACCAAAAGGTTTTGCGCGGATTTACTATCGCGCCTAAGGGCAACAATGTCGAAATCAACTTCCCCACAGGGGCGAATTTAATCGCAAATGCGATTTCGCAAGACGCGAAATTAAAGCTCTCGATCAATATCAAAAACCCAAATTTCGACCAAAGCCAAATGAGCGTTTCGCCTAGCCAAAGCGAAACCGAGCAAGAAAAGCCAAGCTCAAATTCTGGCCTTGGCTGGATACTGCCTAGCATTGTCATTTTGCTACTAATCGGCGCAGTAATGGTGCTCGTGCGCAAATTTAAGGAATTTAAAGGGCGCAAAAGCATAGATGATACTTGGGAGCAGTTTAACTCATCTGTGCTAGAACGCCACAACAGCGATGAGAGCGAGGATACAGACGCGAAAGGTAGCGAGCGTAGCTATGAGGCGCGGGCGAATTTCGACGATGAAATCAGCGACGAAGTAGCACAAAACATATCCTTCACCCAAGAGAGCGAAAAATCGTGGCAAGAACTAGCTCAAAGCGACGAAATAGAGGAAGTCATGGCGGAGGAATACGAACCGCGTGGCGATAAATTTGACGATGAAATGCAAGATGAAATAGAAGAAGAATTTGAAGAAGTCCCGCAAAACAGCGCTTCTCAAAACACTGCCCCGAAAAACAGTGCGCCGCAAAGCTCATTTAGCTCGGAGCTTAAAGAGCGTTTGGAGGCTAAAAGCGATAAAATTTCAGCCTTTGAAAGCGTTTTGCGAAATGAAATCAAAGAGAGCGTAAGCGCAAGCCCTAGCGATATAGGCGTCGAGTTTGTCAAAGAAATCGACGAAAGTAGCACCGCTGTGGTGTTGAAATTTAACGGCAAAAAACACCTTGTCGTGCTCAAAAACTCAAATATCATCGAATAATTCTAAATTCAGGGCGAAATTTAGCCAAATTTCGCCTTTTTTATCTTTTTTATCAATTCATATTGTAGTTTTTATGCTTTTTCAAATTCTACATAATTTTAGAGTTTGTCACAAATTTGGACAAGTCATATCTTTTGTATCGTAAAAATTATATATTTTTGCATTTTTTACAACGCACAAATTTTTTCAATAATTTTATTTATTTAAATTTGCTATTTTTTTTATATATTGAAAATTCAAAAAATAAATTAGCGTAAATCAAAATAATCACATAGATATGTATGACAAAAATAAAAAGCCAAAATAAAAAATTAATTGATTCTAGGCTCTTCATTATAAATTCTATATCTGAAACAATAGCTAAAAAAGCAAAATAAAAATTTGGGACAAATATAAGCAAAATCGCAAAAATGCTGACCAAAAAATCACCATTATCACTCAATTCGTAAAAAACATAATAGGTTTTGTATATAAAAATACCGCCAAATAGGTAACCTAAAAAAAATAATAATATTAATCAGCAAGCTATCATCAGATACAAGATTGCGAAAATGCAAACAACTCGCCAACATAATAATCAAAACTCCAATCAAATATAAAATCCAAGAATTTTTGTTTTTTGCAGTTTTTGACATTATGTAAAATTGCTTTATTTTGATTAAAAGCACAGAAAATAAAGCAAAATAAGCCAAGCCTAAATTTATCGAGCTTGAAACTGGGAGAAAAACTATACACAAAAGACAAACGCTGACTATAAGTAATTGAATATGTATATATCTCTTATATTTTTTTAAATCAGTTTTTATTAAGTGCATTGTTCAAATTCTTTATATTTTTCTGTATTATTCTAAATTCTGCTTCTTTTTCACAGCCTCGTAAATTTCATCTACGCTGGTTAAATTCTGCTCGATAAATTTTTGCGCACTTTCGCGGGTTTTGCGCCCGAAAATCCCGTCTTGCTTGGCTCCGACAGCCTTTTGGATAAAGAGGATTTTCTCTTTTTGACTGATATTTACGCTATCGTTTGCATCGCGGATTATCACGACGGTGAAATTGCCCTCGTCCTTTATCGCCACGGGCGCGCTCGCGCTATCCCCAGGGCTAAATTTCGCGCACAGCTGGCTGGCTAAATTTTCAAATTTGCCCGCAAGCGCGATTTTTGGGACGCTGTTTTTAGCCGCCAGCGCCCCATACACGCCACCAGCTAGCACAAAAACAGCCAAAATTTTCGCAAATTTCACAAACGCAGGGCGATTTCGCAGACTTCTGCGATATTCGCTTGGGATTTCGCGCTGTTTTATCAGTGTCCAAACGCTACTTAGCCCCCACAGCACCGCACCGCACACGCTAGCGCTCAGAGCGAAAACACACAACGCGCCCAAAATCCCCACTAGCGCGCTTTTGCCTAGTGCCCCCGCCATAAATCCACACGCCCCAAGCGCGCCTAGCACCCATACTATCGCACCTAGCACGCCCCACACAGCGCGCGAGTGCGTAGGCGAAACCCTATCTAGACAGCTCCTTATCATCGCGCTCATATTTCGCGCCATTTCATCGCCGATGAAGCCCTCACATGAGCGTTTTACGATATTTGCAGCCTCGTCCTCGCTAGGATTTGGCGCGCTAGCGATTTTTTTCATCGCGCTATCAAGCACGGGCTGAGCGGAATATTTCTCGAAAAATCCATAAGCCTGACGCGCGCTCATACCGCCTTGGGATTGAATTTTGACCAAATTTATGGCATCATCGGCGAATAAATCATCGAAAATTTTAGGCTTTATAAAGATACTAAGCCGATCGCCAAAGCCCACCAAAACATAATTTTTATCAAAAATTTCAAACCTTAGCTCGACCACCTTGCATTTGCCGATATATTCGGCCTCGCACGCACTTTCGCTAAGCTCTTCCCCGCTTTGGGTAAAGGCGATTTTGCTAGCAATAAATTCTAAATTTTGCGCGCACAAATATGCCAAAAATTCATCATTATAAGCGATTTGGCGCAGTCCGATTCTAGCGCTTGCACTTGCATTTGCGCAAACGCTTCTAGTGCGGATAAAAAAGCCATTTCCCGCGCATACTTCGCAATCGCTCCAACCAGCCCCGTCGCAGGCTTTGCACTTCAATTTCCCAGTGCCAGCGCATTTTTGGCACTCTTCATAGCCCGCGCCACCGCATTTTTGGCAGGTTTGCACACCCTCGACCATTTTGGTAGAGCCGTCGCTTTGCTCCTTAATGTATGTGGCTGGGATATGACCTGCGCCTGCGCAGACAAAGCAGGGCTGTTTGCCCGCACCCTCGCATGCTGGGCAATCTTGCGTGCCTGAACCTGCGCATTTTTTGCAGGCGATTTTGCCCTCTTGGGCGCATTTTTCGCAACCCTCATAGACGCTAAATGGGCTAAATGAATAATACCTTTGCTGTGCTTGCGCGCTTGCGATTGCCGAATTTGCCCCCTCTCTTAGCGAGCTAAGCAAAATTTCATGCAGTTTTTGGCTGTTTTTGGCCTCACTCATGCACTCGCTTGCATGCGCTTCAAACCCCGCTCTATCCTTGCCAAAATGGATTGAGGCGTTTTCTCCACCGGCTACGACCTCATCGCTAAATTCGCCGTCAAATTCCCATTTAATGGAAATTTTGACCTCGCTAGGGAAAAAGTCCCCCCTAGCATTGCGCAAATCGCTAGCCTTGGCAGAGTTTTTGTCGATTAAATTTCGTAATTTTTGTATCAGTGCTTCGTATATTTCGTCCATTTCATCGCCTCAAATTTAATCCCTAATTATAATCAAATTTTGCTTTATTATTTTTCAAATTTCGCCCACCAAGGCGCAACTAGGATAAAAATTTTGTTTTATAAGCAAATTTAAATTATAATCGCTTTATAAAAAAGGAAAACGGACAAAATGAAAAAACCAACCCCCATAAACGAAGAAATTCGCCTAGAACCAGATCGCTACATCGTATCCAAAACCGATACTAAGGGCTTTATCACCTTTGCCAACACTTATTTTTGCTATATTTGTGGATACAGCGCCGATGAGCTTCTAGGCTCGCCACACTCGATTATACGCCACCCAGACATGCCACGCCTCGCCTTTAAAATGATGTGGGACGAGATAAATCAAGGGCACGATTTTATCGCGCTAGTTAAAAATTTAGCCAAAGACGGGCGGTATTATTGGGTGATGACAGAGTTTCGCCCATACCGCGATCCCCTAAGTGGCGAGATTTACGAGCATACCGCATATCGCAAGGCTCCGCCTCGCTCTGCGATTGAAACAATCGCGCCGATTTATGCCAAGCTTTTGGAGGCTGAGAAAACAGGCGGGATTAAGGCTAGCAAGAAAATTTTGGACGAGATTTTAGCTAGCAAGGGCAAAACTTACAAAGAGTGGATTTTAGAGCTGACACTACGCAAAGATACATTTACCGATAATTTTTTCCGCACGATGAGAAATATCTTTAACCGCGGCGAAATTTGAAATTTTGCATTATTCATTGTCGTTGTAAGCAAGCGCGCGTTTGATTTATCATTGCGAGAATTTGCTGAATTTGTCATTGCGAGCACGCACCGCGCGCGTGGCAATCTACGAATTTAAATTCGTTGCACCAAAATTGCTGTCATTGCGAGAATTTGCGTAGCAAATTCGAAGCAATCCAGTAAAATTTAAAGCAAATTCAACCCAAATTTAGCATTGAACGATTTTTTAAATTTTAGGCGAAATTTTGCTTTTCTTGTAAGGGGGAGGGCGCGCTTTTTAGGAGACGCTACCCTCCCCCTTACCAACCCCCACCCCTGTAAAACCTTAGAAGTGGCTAAATTTAGAAAAGCGTTGCTTTTTTAAATTTAGCTGGTTTTATTTTTCGGAAATGCTTCGCATTTCTTTGCAATGACAAATTAAAGACAAAAGGGATAATTCGGCTCAGTATTTTGAAGTTTGCGCTAGCGGAATTTGGAGAAAATGGCTAAATTTAGACTTTGCCAAATTTAGCCCAAATTTTAAAATTTAGCCGTTTTTACGGGCGAATTCGTTCATAAACTCCACGAGAGTTTTGACATTTTGCACCGTAATTGCATTGTATAGCGACGCACGGATTCCGCCTAGCACGCGGTGTCCTTTGAGCCCAATCATACCAGCCTTGCTAGCCTCATCGATAAATTTCGCCTCAACCTCAGCCCCGCTTGCAATATTAAAGCTAATATTCATCAAGCTCCTGCTATCCACCCTCGCATGCCCAGTGTAAAATCCGCCGCTCGCGTCGATTGCCTCGTATAAAATCGCGGCCTTTTGCTCGTTGCGCTCAGCCATTTTAGCTAGACCTCCGATTTCGTTTTCGATCCACTCTAACATCAAATCAAGCATATAAATTCCAAAGGTATTTGGGGTATTATACATAGAATCGGCGTTTGCTTGGGTTTTGTAGCGCAAAATCATAGGCGTGCGAGTATCATCAGCCCTATCAAGCAAATCCTCGCGGATTGCCACCATTGTTACACCTGCTGGGCCGCCGTTTTTTTGGATACCGCCATAAAACAAGCCAACGCTTGAAATATCCACAGGCCTTGAAAACAAATCGCTCGAACTATCCACGACTAGCGGGCATTTGCACTTTGGCAGAGCCTTATACTGCGTGCCATAAATCGTATTATTCGAGCAAATGTAGCCATAATCGGCGTCATCGCTGAATTTCACCTCTGGGATATGGTCGAATTTGCTCTCTTTGCTACTTGCGATTACGCGGTGATTTATGCCTAAAATTTCCGCCTCTTTTATAGCTTTGTTCGTCCAGTTGCCGGTGTTTGCGTATTCGGCGTAGCCTGTTTTTGTCATGAGATTCATAGGCACTTGCGCGAACTGCAAACTGCCACCGCCTTGCAAAAACAAAATTTTGAAATTTTCGCCAAAGCCATAGAGCCGTTTTACGCGCGCCATTGCGCTATGCAGGACTTCCTCGAAAATTTTGGTGCGGTGAGAAATCTCGATAATCGAATATCCATGACCCTTGTAGTCGGTAAATTCGGCCTTAGCGTGCTCTAAAACGCTTAGCGGGATCGTGCTAGGACCAGCGCTGAAATTAATAACTCTACTCATTTTGCCTCCTTGAAATTTAATCTAATATTTGCGCCTCTTTTTTAGCATTTTGCGATACAATCGCGATTTTATCGCCACTTTGTAACTCTTCTAGGCTGATTTTTTTGCCATCTTTTTGGATTTGCACCAAATCTTTGGTAAGCTCAAAATAGCTTGCTTTTTGTTTTAAAATTTCATTTTTTAGCTCGATTTGGTGAGTTAAATTTGCAAATTTGGCGTTGATTGTGTTTTTAAATTTAATCTCTAAATTTTGCAAATTTAATAAATTTTGCGTGATTTTGGTATCTACGGACTTGCTTTTTAGCTCGAAATATCGCATTTTAAGCTCACTATGCAAATTTGCGATTTTTTCGTTTATAAATTTTTTCAAATAATTTTCCGCGCCGTCTAAATTCTGATAAAGCGTGGAAATTTCAGGCAATAAATCCACCATAGCCGCCGTTGGCGTGAGCGAGCGATGATCTGCGACAAAATCGCTTATGCTAAAATCTATTTCGTGTCCCACAGCCGAAATTATCGGCGTTTGCGCTGCGTAAATTTCGCGAGCGAGCATTTCGTCGTTGAAGCACCACAAATCCTCTTTGCTGCCACCTCCCCTTGCGATGATAATCGCGTCATAGCTCGCGCTATCGGCCCTGCGCAGTGCCGATATGATCGAGCTTGGCGCGCTAGTTCCTTGCACCAAAGAGTTGTAAATATCGATTTTAAGCATAGGAAATCTATCGTTTGCTACTCTAAGCATATCTGCGCACGCAGCCGATCCTGCGCTCGTAATAAGCGCGATATGGCGCGGAAATTTCGGAAGCGGTTTTTTGCGCGACGCGTCGAAAAGCCCCTCGCCAGAGAGCTTTTCTTTAAGCGCATTAAAGCGCATTTCTAGCTCGCCAGCCCCAGCTTCGCGCATTTGCGTTACTTGGATTTGATACGCACCTGAGGCTGGATAAATCGTAAGTTTGCCCGTTAGCACGACACGCATACCGATTTTTGGCGCGAAATTTACCCTTTGATTGGCGAAGCGAAACATAGCGCAACTAAGGGCTGAGTTTTCGTCTTTTATCGTAAAATACCAGTGTTTGCTTATGCTTTGCTCGCTAAATTTCGAGATTTCGCCCTCGACCTCGATACCAGCAAAGGTCGTTTCTAGTAGCGCTTTGGCCTTTTCATTGACTTCGCTGACGCTAAGCATCGC is part of the Campylobacter sp. VBCF_01 NA2 genome and harbors:
- the trpA gene encoding tryptophan synthase subunit alpha, which codes for MDKIASVFKGKKPNIGYIVAGYPSVAHTKEFLSNLDAGALDLLEIGIPYSDPIADGKDIFNASFSAVQNGVTTDTVFEILGEVKTQKPLVFLVYYNLIFAYGVEKFIEKSAQCGISGFIIPDLPFEENEEVFALCQKFNLALIPLISVTSEHRATRLLSRASGFIYGVGAIGVTGTKQTPLDRLKNMVADLHKMSDLPVAIGFGIRTKENVSEIKSFADGAIIGTAIVNLCAKFSGAELQKQIANLFE
- a CDS encoding zinc finger-like domain-containing protein, with product MDEIYEALIQKLRNLIDKNSAKASDLRNARGDFFPSEVKISIKWEFDGEFSDEVVAGGENASIHFGKDRAGFEAHASECMSEAKNSQKLHEILLSSLREGANSAIASAQAQQRYYSFSPFSVYEGCEKCAQEGKIACKKCAGSGTQDCPACEGAGKQPCFVCAGAGHIPATYIKEQSDGSTKMVEGVQTCQKCGGAGYEECQKCAGTGKLKCKACDGAGWSDCEVCAGNGFFIRTRSVCANASASARIGLRQIAYNDEFLAYLCAQNLEFIASKIAFTQSGEELSESACEAEYIGKCKVVELRFEIFDKNYVLVGFGDRLSIFIKPKIFDDLFADDAINLVKIQSQGGMSARQAYGFFEKYSAQPVLDSAMKKIASAPNPSEDEAANIVKRSCEGFIGDEMARNMSAMIRSCLDRVSPTHSRAVWGVLGAIVWVLGALGACGFMAGALGKSALVGILGALCVFALSASVCGAVLWGLSSVWTLIKQREIPSEYRRSLRNRPAFVKFAKILAVFVLAGGVYGALAAKNSVPKIALAGKFENLASQLCAKFSPGDSASAPVAIKDEGNFTVVIIRDANDSVNISQKEKILFIQKAVGAKQDGIFGRKTRESAQKFIEQNLTSVDEIYEAVKKKQNLE
- a CDS encoding PAS domain-containing protein, with product MKKPTPINEEIRLEPDRYIVSKTDTKGFITFANTYFCYICGYSADELLGSPHSIIRHPDMPRLAFKMMWDEINQGHDFIALVKNLAKDGRYYWVMTEFRPYRDPLSGEIYEHTAYRKAPPRSAIETIAPIYAKLLEAEKTGGIKASKKILDEILASKGKTYKEWILELTLRKDTFTDNFFRTMRNIFNRGEI
- the serC gene encoding phosphoserine transaminase, with the translated sequence MSRVINFSAGPSTIPLSVLEHAKAEFTDYKGHGYSIIEISHRTKIFEEVLHSAMARVKRLYGFGENFKILFLQGGGSLQFAQVPMNLMTKTGYAEYANTGNWTNKAIKEAEILGINHRVIASSKESKFDHIPEVKFSDDADYGYICSNNTIYGTQYKALPKCKCPLVVDSSSDLFSRPVDISSVGLFYGGIQKNGGPAGVTMVAIREDLLDRADDTRTPMILRYKTQANADSMYNTPNTFGIYMLDLMLEWIENEIGGLAKMAERNEQKAAILYEAIDASGGFYTGHARVDSRSLMNISFNIASGAEVEAKFIDEASKAGMIGLKGHRVLGGIRASLYNAITVQNVKTLVEFMNEFARKNG
- the xseA gene encoding exodeoxyribonuclease VII large subunit, encoding MLSVSEVNEKAKALLETTFAGIEVEGEISKFSEQSISKHWYFTIKDENSALSCAMFRFANQRVNFAPKIGMRVVLTGKLTIYPASGAYQIQVTQMREAGAGELEMRFNALKEKLSGEGLFDASRKKPLPKFPRHIALITSAGSAACADMLRVANDRFPMLKIDIYNSLVQGTSAPSSIISALRRADSASYDAIIIARGGGSKEDLWCFNDEMLAREIYAAQTPIISAVGHEIDFSISDFVADHRSLTPTAAMVDLLPEISTLYQNLDGAENYLKKFINEKIANLHSELKMRYFELKSKSVDTKITQNLLNLQNLEIKFKNTINAKFANLTHQIELKNEILKQKASYFELTKDLVQIQKDGKKISLEELQSGDKIAIVSQNAKKEAQILD